cttttgcAGACAGACCAAGGTAATTTGGTCCATGAGTGGTGCTCAAGTCAGCTATCTAAATGAGTGAAAATGACCATGTGTTAACATTTTGCTCTGGAACACATTTTGGTTTCTATgcaacaaaattttgaaatggcTAACAGAGGTGGAAGAAAAGCCACATTGGTTGCTTCTTAGTAAGTTTGAATCATTTTAACAAATTCAAGTTTCAGTTGTATTACATGACAGTGCATAATATGAACTAAAGTGAAGATCTAGAAGTTCTGCATCAAGTTACAATGAGGCTGCTCTATAGTTATGGACATAGTTCTTAAAATATAATTCTATGCTACTATAATGTATGGAAAGAATGTAGACATGTTGGCAATCAATTTGTTCATAATAAAAGTTACGTTGTATTAATCATGTATAAAAGCACTTGCCTGCTGCAACCAAGGAATTATGGTATTGATAAACCTTTGTTCTAGGAGATATGACGCTAAAATGCTCAGAACACCGCTGGCAGTTTTAGGAGACAAACATTCTAGAACTGGACCAGTTCCATCAAGAAGCTCAACCAGAACAATTTCATCACCAGAACAAAGAGCTTCCACATATGCAGAGTCTAGGTCCCCTTCACATAGAAAACCTTTCACTTGTTTCCAGAGGCTATTCTTACTTTCTACCACATTTTGTCTCACCTTAGTACTAGAAGCTGAAGAAAACATAGCATCAGTCCTTGTTTGACTATTACCTATCCTTTGTGTTCCCTGCCCAGGAATTTTTCGAATGTCTTTCCCAGTAGGGTTCCTGGTAAGCTTCACCTTAGCATTGCTCCATGTCTCTGTACTTTGTTTTGCGGAACTGTTCGCTTGGCTCCTGCCAAATGTGTTTTCCTCCCAAATATCAGAATGTTTCACTGACAACAACGAAGGCTGTCTGTTGCGCACATCTATAGATGGCCTAGGAGTGCTTGTGGAGAGTCTTGGAGAATGCACAGGTTGGCTTTGTTTCATGAGTTTGGAGGTTGCTAGATTGGAATGCTCCCCCCTGTGTACAAAGTTCTGAGCTAATCCATCTACAACATGTTCTAGACCTACCACCCTTGTTTGTAACATGGACAAGCTATCCATTATGCCAGACGTAAAGACCTGTGAAAGAGTTCAATACAAGAGCTAAATTACAGGGTTCACAGTAATTAACGATGTATGGGGAAAAAAGATATTCTGATTTCTAAGCACTATATGACAGAATGACCATATATTTCAAATACAATTAGACTGCTCAAAAAGTCAGGTAGGACCTCTAGAAATTAGACCTTAGCCAAGACAGCCAACTACAAGTTTACCTCAAGAATTggagagggaaaaaaatggAACTAAGATGACACAAGATGCAATGCTAACAATTACTTTCAGACGTTCaggattataaaaaaaaaaatcttatatgaaaGGATACAGTGACTCCAGAACTTAAAACTTTTGTACCTGGAAATTGAATGGCATGCCTACTCTTTCATGATGATTTAGCAACAAACGCAGTGTTATCAATTGATTGTCGTTGATATAAAGTTCAAAAAATCTTACAGATGGCACTCAAAGTTTTTGCATAGAACAGCATATCaaaatgtttaattaattatctaAGAGTTTAAACAAATGGTGAAGCAACTAACACACATCATGTCTGAAAATATCAATATATGTACCTGTAAAAGATCCATTAAGTTGGACTGTTTGGTTTCAATCTCCACTAGTTGTTTTCTAATGCAAACCACTTCATTTGCCATTTGTGAACAGCATCCATGTGGAGAATGGGAACCAGATTCTGTCACGGTTGAATCAAGACTTCTACGGTCGTGTATCCTTTCAGAGTACATCTGTTTCTCACTACTAATTTCTTCAGCTGCAAATCGCTGATTTCTTCCTACTGGCTTCTGCAAACCACCTTTATCACTGCTATGAGAACCTGTAACAAACTTCGCCTCAAGGTCATCCGTGACAAGATTGGACCCAGATGAACACTCTTGCTTTTCATCCATAGGCACATATTCATATCCAATGTCCTGTGTGCTTGTAAAATCTGTGCTCGTCCGTTCTAAAGTCTTTGTAATAGAGCTACCCTCAGATTCTTCATTGTTAAATTCAGACAAAGAAGCATTGTGGGTTTTTGGAACTGCAATTTCAATATGCCAATCATCTTCATTGGAACGTTGATGATTTTCCACATAACTTGGACATGTTTTTTTCATAGACAAAGGAATCCTGCTCTTGGTTGAGCCAGTAACAGCTTTCTTGAGTGTGATATCCTTCCGTCCAGATTCACTAGCACTAGTGATATCACTGTAGTCACCTCCACAGAAATTCTCTGAAGAAAATTGGTAAAGCATTATGAGAACAAGCAAAGCGCATTAAGTCAAGAAACATTCCagaactaaaaagaaaaaaacaagaagatattttcttaTCAATCAAAGCAGGCTTTCTATACACTAGTAATATACATGAGGAATTAGGCCCCctatcataaaagaaaaatgaagagaaaacaTAATTGAGGAAGCAGTATAACACGAAAGATATCATGATGAAAGACGATCTCTTTATCCACACAGCATCGGAAGCTAAAGTAACTCATCAGAGGAATATTAAAAAGTTCATATGATGAAAGATGTAGAACATTGTAAAACAAGACTGCTTTCACCTATTAAACCTGTTCCTCCAAAAGTACACCAACATTTGAAGGGGAGTTTATGGAGCAGGAGCATGTATATTTTAAGCATGGGTTCAACTAGACCTTTATCATCAAAACCAAGtaagataaataaaatcagCTACAACTCGAGTTCATATTTGGACTTTCAGGTTAAACACTTCATAAACTCCTTACATAAAGTTGAAGTTTTCCTTTCATCCTAATATACAGGAACTATTCTCAAGGaattttattgaatttcaGGTAATAGAATAGTTTCCTTTACTAGGTTAATAAAACTGCACAACTACGCTAGTCATTGTAGGATTCAAGATGCATCACAAAATGTCCAAATCCGATTGAACTGCACTAGCTTCCAAATCTTCTTAGCTTAATAGGAAGCATCCAGAAGCAACACAAAGAAAGTACCAGAAAACAAGTAAAACCAACTATGGATTTAGATGTTTATGCGAGCATCCAGCACACAAGATAGAATTGAAGTAAAATGTAGCAAGTAAAACCAATCTGAACACACATATACAGATACTGGCAACCAGTCAGTAAACCTTTTATGGAAGATCCAGCTTCTGAAGGTTCAGAAGTATCTGATCCTGGAAGACTTTTCCAGCACTGTAGAGCCTGCAGGACCGTATCCCTAACTGGTTTCAcctagaaacaaaagaagcaCCAATAGTTTAATCATCTGCATGAAAGAAGATTCTCCGACTGTAGATCTTTAATTAACACTAACCTTGTCAAAGCGACAAGATTCAAGGGAACGAACGCAGGAAGCCTTAAAAGAGCCCAAGAAGGATCCACCACCTGAAGCTATTTCCCCTAACGCTATGCATGCAGCTTTGCGTGTTGTCCAGTCATTACTCTTGAGAGATTCTTGAATGCTAGCCATTGCAGCAGAGAGAACATTTTGTGTTGGAGCACCCCCTGCCTAGaacagaaaatcaaattgtGCACCAAAAAACATTTCTACCACACAAAGTACAAAAAGTATAGGTGCTACAAAATATACAGTAAGATAAAATAAACACAAGCATGTGAAGTATAAAAGTAGGTTGTTTAGAAGCGTAGTAGCCAACAGCACTATCCCATCCCATTCACTGATTAATTGAAAAAACGCTCTGTACTATGATTGAGAGGGAACACCATATAGCATGTTTTACAAATTCTAATGATTAATGTGAAAACAGAGATTCAAAGAAGATTCTTTTGCACACAAATAAGTACGCAAACTAATGCTATTCATGCAAATACATCAATCTGTGATGATTAAACGAGCTGTCATCTTAAATTGCTTTCATTGGTATAGATTGTAAACTCAACATTAAAAACCTCTCCTTATGTGAACAATTACTCGAATGATTTGCAGATAGAAATCAATTAACAGTTCTTCATACAGcatttggaaaaacaaaatttgcaaTACCAGAATCATAAAAGACAATCAATAATATCATGAACAACTTATGTTTGCTTAAGAACTCACCTGGATAATACTTCTGTTCAATTCAATAATTCCTGGCTTCGCCATGAAATGTGGATTTTTTAACAACTTTATTGTTCGGTTCAACATACGCTGCAGAATTGAAACTGGAGGATCATGACTATTGTCAATGACCCTAGCTAAACACAATGCTGAACCCGACTGCACCTGCCTGTTTTGTTCACCCAGAGCTTCGAAAAGTGGCCTTACTAAGACAACAAAGACTCCATCACCCTCACCTGTATTATTACTCAATTTTGAAGCCAAAACACCCAGAGTCTCCACACATGCATCTCTCACAACAGAGTCTGGGTCCTTTAATCGCTTAACAATGCTGGCAACCATCTTACCAAGATGCAGCCCAACAAGCCCCTCATGATATCTCACTAATGTACCGACCAGTCTAATACATTCCTTTCGAACTGCACTCTTTTGTTCTGAATCTGTATCCAAAATACAAGACAGAAATGGAGCAATCCCTTCTGGGGTTAAGCACTCGGCCATCTTCTCAAGTTCCTCAACGCCTATTTGGTAAGTATCTCGATCAGCAAGTTTGTTCAGTGCACAAACCACCTTGTGTTTTAACTCAAAAACCACCTGTTGCGTATTGACTCTTGTGGGTCCCCTACCTTTAACATGTGCATGTCTCTTCATCTTGAATAGTAGCTAGAAATGCACAAGTCCTAACCATACAAGATTAATTCCCTTCAAAGTTGGGATTGCTGATGGGTATAAAAGACATCACAA
The window above is part of the Prunus dulcis chromosome 1, ALMONDv2, whole genome shotgun sequence genome. Proteins encoded here:
- the LOC117616167 gene encoding TORTIFOLIA1-like protein 2 isoform X1; this translates as MKRHAHVKGRGPTRVNTQQVVFELKHKVVCALNKLADRDTYQIGVEELEKMAECLTPEGIAPFLSCILDTDSEQKSAVRKECIRLVGTLVRYHEGLVGLHLGKMVASIVKRLKDPDSVVRDACVETLGVLASKLSNNTGEGDGVFVVLVRPLFEALGEQNRQVQSGSALCLARVIDNSHDPPVSILQRMLNRTIKLLKNPHFMAKPGIIELNRSIIQAGGAPTQNVLSAAMASIQESLKSNDWTTRKAACIALGEIASGGGSFLGSFKASCVRSLESCRFDKVKPVRDTVLQALQCWKSLPGSDTSEPSEAGSSIKENFCGGDYSDITSASESGRKDITLKKAVTGSTKSRIPLSMKKTCPSYVENHQRSNEDDWHIEIAVPKTHNASLSEFNNEESEGSSITKTLERTSTDFTSTQDIGYEYVPMDEKQECSSGSNLVTDDLEAKFVTGSHSSDKGGLQKPVGRNQRFAAEEISSEKQMYSERIHDRRSLDSTVTESGSHSPHGCCSQMANEVVCIRKQLVEIETKQSNLMDLLQVFTSGIMDSLSMLQTRVVGLEHVVDGLAQNFVHRGEHSNLATSKLMKQSQPVHSPRLSTSTPRPSIDVRNRQPSLLSVKHSDIWEENTFGRSQANSSAKQSTETWSNAKVKLTRNPTGKDIRKIPGQGTQRIGNSQTRTDAMFSSASSTKVRQNVVESKNSLWKQVKGFLCEGDLDSAYVEALCSGDEIVLVELLDGTGPVLECLSPKTASGVLSILASYLLEQRFINTIIPWLQQIADLSTTHGPNYLGLSAKAKQEFLSSIQEAVNMEFSNPSERRSVTQFAVKLHHLWGKAT
- the LOC117616167 gene encoding TORTIFOLIA1-like protein 2 isoform X2; translation: MKRHAHVKGRGPTRVNTQQVVFELKHKVVCALNKLADRDTYQIGVEELEKMAECLTPEGIAPFLSCILDTDSEQKSAVRKECIRLVGTLVRYHEGLVGLHLGKMVASIVKRLKDPDSVVRDACVETLGVLASKLSNNTGEGDGVFVVLVRPLFEALGEQNRQVQSGSALCLARVIDNSHDPPVSILQRMLNRTIKLLKNPHFMAKPGIIELNRSIIQAGGAPTQNVLSAAMASIQESLKSNDWTTRKAACIALGEIASGGGSFLGSFKASCVRSLESCRFDKVKPVRDTVLQALQCWKSLPGSDTSEPSEAGSSIKENFCGGDYSDITSASESGRKDITLKKAVTGSTKSRIPLSMKKTCPSYVENHQRSNEDDWHIEIAVPKTHNASLSEFNNEESEGSSITKTLERTSTDFTSTQDIGYEYVPMDEKQECSSGSNLVTDDLEAKFVTGSHSSDKGGLQKPVGRNQRFAAEEISSEKQMYSERIHDRRSLDSTVTESGSHSPHGCCSQMANEVVCIRKQLVEIETKQSNLMDLLQVFTSGIMDSLSMLQTRVVGLEHVVDGLAQNFVHRGEHSNLATSKLMKQSQPVHSPRLSTSTPRPSIDVRNRQPSLLSVKHSDIWEENTFGRSQANSSAKQSTETWSNAKVKLTRNPTGKDIRKIPGQGTQRIGNSQTRTDAMFSSASSTKVRQNVVESKNSLWKQVKGFLCEGDLDSAYVEALCSGDEIVLVELLDGTGPVLECLSPKTASGVLSILASYLLEQRFINTIIPWLQQIADLSTTHGPNYLGLSAKAKQEFLSSIQEAVNMEFSNPSERRSVTQFAVKLHHLWG